The following proteins come from a genomic window of Macaca fascicularis isolate 582-1 chromosome 8, T2T-MFA8v1.1:
- the LOC135964872 gene encoding uncharacterized protein, with amino-acid sequence MWKILNSGPGIQERKECRRGGAALRSLSAEIPRVTHGTVSLSAEIPRVTHGTVSLSAEIPRVTHGTVSLSAEIPRVTHGTVSLSAEIPRVTHGTVSLSAEIPRVTHGTVSLSAEIPRVTHGTVSLSAEIPRVTHGTVSLSAEIPRVTHGTVPQRRDSACDPRDCVPQRRDSACDPRDCVPQRRDSACDPRDCVPQRRDSACDPRDCVPQRRDSACDPRDCVPQRRDSACDPRDCVPQRRDSACDPRDCVPQHRDAGVTHGTVSLSTEIPRVTHGTVSLSTEIPRVTHGTAVPQHRDSTCDPRDCGPSAPRCGCDPQDCVQGRVSGSEGRADLFCATTRAGAREKASRQDFLFLELPKDAFVLEVWLQIKPCAIPGWCRSSGEEGGSAEPATSLGPAGGRTRE; translated from the exons ATGTGGAAGATCCTCAACTCCGGGCCTGGCATCCAGGAGAGAAAAGAG TGCAGAAGGGGCGGAGCGGCTCTGCGGTCCCTCAGCGCCGAGATTCCGCGTGTGACCCACGGGACTGTGTCCCTCAGCGCCGAGATTCCGCGTGTGACCCACGGGACTGTGTCCCTCAGCGCCGAGATTCCGCGTGTGACCCACGGGACTGTGTCCCTCAGCGCCGAGATTCCGCGTGTGACCCACGGGACTGTGTCCCTCAGCGCCGAGATTCCGCGTGTGACCCACGGGACTGTGTCCCTCAGCGCCGAGATTCCGCGTGTGACCCACGGGACTGTGTCCCTCAGCGCCGAGATTCCGCGTGTGACCCACGGGACTGTGTCCCTCAGCGCCGAGATTCCGCGTGTGACCCACGGGACTGTGTCCCTCAGCGCCGAGATTCCGCGTGTGACCCACGGGACTGTCCCTCAGCGCCGAGATTCCGCGTGTGACCCACGGGACTGTGTCCCTCAGCGCCGAGATTCCGCGTGTGACCCACGGGACTGTGTCCCTCAGCGCCGAGATTCCGCGTGTGACCCACGGGACTGTGTCCCTCAGCGCCGAGATTCCGCGTGTGACCCACGGGACTGTGTCCCTCAGCGCCGAGATTCCGCGTGTGACCCACGGGACTGTGTCCCTCAGCGCCGAGATTCCGCGTGTGACCCACGGGACTGTGTCCCTCAGCGCCGAGATTCCGCGTGTGACCCACGGGACTGTGTCCCTCAGCACCGAGATGCGGGTGTGACCCACGGGACTGTGTCCCTCAGCACCGAGATTCCGCGTGTGACCCACGGGACTGTGTCCCTCAGCACCGAGATTCCGCGTGTGACCCACGGGACTGCGGTCCCTCAGCACCGAGATTCCACGTGTGACCCACGGGACTGCGGTCCCTCAGCACCGAGATGCGGGTGTGACCCACAGGACTGTGTGCAGGGCAGGGTGAGCGGCTCCGAAGGACGTGCTGATTTGTTTTGTGCGACCACCAGAGCAGGAGCCAGAGAAAAGGCAAGTAGGCAAg attttcttttcctcGAGCTACCAAAAGATGCCTTTGTCCTTGAGGTCTGGTTACAAATCAAG CCCTGTGCCATTCCTGGCTGGTGTCGTTCCTCTGGGGAAGAAGGCGGCTCTGCTGAACCAGCTACATCCCTTGGCCCGGCAGGAGGCAGGACGAGGGAGTGA